In Arachis hypogaea cultivar Tifrunner chromosome 17, arahy.Tifrunner.gnm2.J5K5, whole genome shotgun sequence, a single window of DNA contains:
- the LOC112765851 gene encoding protein NRT1/ PTR FAMILY 8.2-like: protein MEWSSDLVSNGRVDVQGRIANKRTTGGWKASPFIIVNEVVERLAFFAVGVNMVNYLISVMHQSLPDAASHSSQWAGAAYVFTLLGAFLADAYFGRFRTILIFSSIYALGMVMLTLLASLSNLHPQQHKEATKDQNAFLYGALALIALGTGGIKPCVSSFGADQFDEGDDKEVVHKSAFFNWFFFAINTGALFGITVPVYVQEQVGWSWGFGIPTIFMFCSILILLLGVRYYRFQKPMGSPFTRFLQVMVASFRNHLKGVKLGIDTPLYEVQTPNSDIVGASKLPHTQQYRFLDKASVIVDPEGTNRRNRWEICTVTQVEEFKSFIRVLPVWASTIALALTYSQQSTFFISQANISNRNLSSKFIIPAGSVPVFAAINAVIVVPIYEKLVVPFLRKRTGHPRGLTSLQRMGVGLFISIFAMASAALVEKKRREHYPERNSISVFWLFPQYFMIGCAEVFTYVGQLEFFYDEATDGTRSISSAMFLCEFGIGSWLNSVLVQIIEGATGGENRGWLRNDLNASRLDYFYWIVTAFNALNFIVYVFVAYSYKGKGKPRT from the exons ATGGAATGGAGTAGTGATCTTGTAAGCAACGGTCGCGTGGATGTGCAGGGTAGGATCGCCAACAAGCGAACAACGGGAGGATGGAAGGCGTCACCCTTTATCATAG TGAACGAGGTGGTGGAGAGGTTGGCGTTTTTCGCAGTAGGAGTGAATATGGTGAATTACTTGATTTCAGTAATGCATCAGTCGCTTCCAGACGCAGCTTCGCATTCCTCCCAGTGGGCTGGCGCTGCTTATGTCTTTACGCTTCTCGGAGCCTTCCTTGCTGACGCTTATTTCGGTCGCTTTCGGACTATCCTCATCTTCTCCTCCATCTATGCCCTC GGGATGGTTATGCTGACACTCTTAGCTTCACTAAGCAATCTGCACCCACAGCAACACAAAGAAGCAACCAAAGACCAAAATGCATTCCTGTACGGTGCATTGGCCCTCATTGCACTGGGCACAGGTGGAATCAAGCCATGTGTCTCTTCCTTCGGCGCCGACCAATTCGACGAGGGAGACGACAAAGAAGTTGTACACAAGTCTGCATTCTTCAACTGGTTCTTCTTCGCCATCAACACTGGCGCTCTCTTTGGAATCACTGTACCAGTTTATGTGCAGGAGCAGGTAGGGTGGTCTTGGGGCTTTGGAATACCCACCATCTTCATGTTTTGCTCCATTCTTATCCTACTTCTTGGTGTCCGTTACTACCGTTTTCAAAAACCTATGGGAAGCCCCTTCACTAGGTTTCTACAAGTCATGGTAGCCTCCTTCAGGAACCATCTTAAAGGAGTCAAACTAGGTATTGATACTCCTCTTTATGAGGTACAAACCCCAAACTCTGACATCGTTGGTGCTAGTAAGCTTCCTCACACTCAACAATACAG GTTTCTTGACAAAGCCTCAGTGATAGTGGACCCAGAAGGGACAAACAGAAGAAACAGATGGGAGATATGCACAGTGACACAGGTGGAAGAGTTCAAATCATTCATCAGAGTCCTTCCAGTGTGGGCATCCACCATTGCTCTAGCTCTGACTTATTCTCAACAGTCAACCTTCTTCATAAGCCAAGCAAACATAAGCAACCGAAACCTGAGCAGCAAATTCATTATCCCTGCAGGTTCTGTGCCGGTATTCGCCGCCATCAACGCAGTGATAGTGGTCCCAATCTACGAGAAGCTGGTAGTCCCATTCCTCAGGAAGCGCACAGGGCATCCACGTGGCCTCACATCGCTGCAACGAATGGGCGTGGGACTCTTCATATCGATCTTTGCCATGGCTTCAGCTGCATTGGTGGAAAAGAAAAGACGCGAGCACTACCCCGAAAGGAATAGCATTAGCGTGTTCTGGTTGTTCCCTCAGTACTTCATGATTGGGTGTGCAGAGGTATTCACTTACGTAGGGCAGTTGGAGTTCTTCTACGACGAAGCGACGGATGGGACGAGAAGCATTAGCAGTGCAATGTTTCTGTGCGAGTTTGGGATCGGAAGCTGGTTGAACAGTGTGTTGGTGCAGATCATTGAAGGTGCCACTGGTGGAGAAAACAGAGGGTGGTTGAGGAACGATCTTAATGCGAGTAGATTGGATTACTTTTATTGGATCGTAACTGCTTTCAATGCTCTCAACTTCATCGTCTACGTATTCGTCGCCTATTCTTACAAAGGGAAAGGGAAACCACGTACCTAG
- the LOC112765130 gene encoding protein WALLS ARE THIN 1 translates to MADSGSSSSRRMWCSIPEKLQLHGAMLALQFGYAGFHVVSRAALNMGVSKLVFPVYRNIIAFLLLLPFAYFLEKKERPAITLNFLLQFFLLALVGITANQGFYLLGLDNTSPTFASAIQNSVPAITFLMAAILRIEKVRLDRKDGVAKVAGTVFCVAGASVITLYKGPTIYSPEPPLQTAAMSLGAAAEEGKNWTLGCVYLIGHCLSWSGWLVLQAPVLKKYPARLSVTSYTCFFGLLQFLAIALVVERDVNAWIFQSGAEVFTIVYAGVVASGIAFAVQIWCIDRGGPVFVAVYQPVQTLVVAVMASLALGEQFYLGGIIGAVLIVVGLYLVLWGKSEEKKFASQSQHVIASGPEHSSIRPASHAKPSLTQPLLPSSTENV, encoded by the exons ATGGCTGATTCAGGATCCTCATCGTCAAGGAGGATGTGGTGCTCCATCCCAGAGAAGCTTCAACTACATGGTGCCATGCTGGCACTCCAGTTTGGCTATGCTGGCTTTCATGTTGTCTCAAGAGCTGCCCTTAACATGGGCGTTAGCAAACTTGTCTTCCCAGTCTACCGCAACATCATTGcttttctcctcctccttcccTTTGCATACTTCTTGGAGAA GAAGGAGAGGCCTGCCATTACTTTAAACTTCTTGCTGCAGTTCTTTCTTCTGGCACTTGTTGG GATTACAGCGAACCAAGGGTTTTACTTGCTGGGATTGGACAACACATCTCCAACATTTGCATCTGCAATACAGAACTCTGTCCCAGCCATTACATTTCTCATGGCAGCCATACTCAGGATAGAGAAAGTGCGGCTCGACAGAAAAGATGGCGTGGCAAAGGTAGCCGGAACAGTATTCTGTGTGGCGGGGGCGTCCGTCATAACACTCTACAAGGGTCCAACCATCTACAGCCCAGAACCACCGCTGCAGACCGCAGCCATGAGCTTAGGGGCGGCAGCAGAAGAGGGAAAGAACTGGACCCTGGGATGTGTCTACCTCATTGGCCATTGCTTGTCTTGGTCCGGTTGGCTCGTCCTGCAGGCTCCGGTTCTGAAGAAGTACCCGGCTCGGCTCTCCGTGACTTCCTACACGTGCTTCTTTGGACTGTTGCAATTCCTTGCCATTGCTCTGGTGGTTGAAAGAGATGTGAATGCTTGGATTTTCCAATCAGGTGCTGAAGTCTTCACTATTGTATACGCGGGAGTGGTTGCTTCCGGCATAGCCTTTGCGGTGCAGATATGGTGCATTGACAGAGGTGGCCCTGTGTTCGTGGCGGTGTATCAGCCAGTCCAGACTCTTGTCGTCGCTGTCATGGCTTCCCTTGCTTTGGGTGAACAGTTCTACTTAGGCGG GATCATTGGAGCAGTTTTGATCGTAGTGGGTCTGTACCTAGTCCTGTGGGGTAAATCCGAAGAGAAGAAATTTGCATCTCAATCGCAACATGTCATTGCTTCTGGTCCAGAGCACAGTAGCATCAGGCCCGCAAGCCATGCCAAACCATCTCTTACTCAGCCTCTTCTTCCTTCCTCAACGGAAAATGTTTGA